One Malania oleifera isolate guangnan ecotype guangnan chromosome 10, ASM2987363v1, whole genome shotgun sequence genomic region harbors:
- the LOC131167055 gene encoding chalcone--flavanone isomerase-like — MTTTFHLSLLFLHSLLATVQTSAPPSSAAKPSVAGLSVGGYFFSPTVKPPGSTNTLFLGGAGARGLEIQGKFVNVTAIGVYLEDKAVPSLAVKWKGKSAAELTESVDFFRDIVTGPYEKFTRVTTILGLTGRQYSEKVAENCVALWKSAGAYTVAEAKALAAFMEVFKDLNFPPASSILFTHSPLGSLTISFSKMNGTIPKEGNAVLENKALSEAILESIIGKNGVSPGAKLSLAARLSNLLSN; from the exons ATGACTACTACTTTTCATCTCTCGCTTCTTTTCCTTCACTCGCTTCTCGCGACGGTCCAGACCTCCGCACCGCCGTCGTCCGCCGCGAAGCCTTCGGTCGCCGGGCTCTCGGTAGGGGGTTACTTCTTCTCGCCGACGGTGAAGCCTCCGGGGTCCACCAACACTCTGTTCCTGGGCGGCGCAG GGGCGAGGGGCTTGGAGATTCAGGGCAAGTTCGTGAACGTAACGGCCATCGGAGTGTACCTGGAAGACAAAGCCGTGCCGTCACTTGCCGTTAAGTGGAAGGGCAAGAGTGCGGCGGAGTTGACGGAGTCTGTTGACTTTTTCCGGGATATCGTCACAG GTCCGTACGAGAAATTTACGAGAGTGACGACGATATTGGGATTAACCGGTCGTCAGTACTCGGAGAAGGTGGCGGAGAATTGCGTGGCCTTGTGGAAATCAGCGGGAGCATATACAGTGGCAGAGGCCAAAGCTCTGGCAGCCTTCATGGAGGTGTTCAAGGACCTCAACTTCCCACCTGCTTCCTCCATCCTTTTCACACATTCCCCTCTTGGATCCTTAACC ATAAGCTTCTCCAAGATGAACGGGACAATACCCAAAGAGGGAAACGCAGTGTTAGAGAACAAGGCACTATCAGAAGCAATATTGGAGTCCATCATCGGAAAGAATGGGGTTTCTCCCGGAGCCAAGCTGAGTTTGGCTGCCAGATTATCCAACCTTCtctccaattaa